Proteins co-encoded in one Rhopalosiphum maidis isolate BTI-1 chromosome 2, ASM367621v3, whole genome shotgun sequence genomic window:
- the LOC113554853 gene encoding spectrin beta chain isoform X3 — translation MTTDISVVRWDPAIQQDGTGIVEDYEYDGGNSSSRLFERSRIKALADERESVQKKTFQKWVNSHLVRVHSRIGDLYIDLRDGKMLIKLLEVLSGERLPKPTKGKMRIHCLENVDKALQFLKDQRVHLENMGSHDIVDGNPRLSLGLIWTIILRFQIQDITIEETDNKETKSAKDALLLWCQMKTAGYHNVNVRNFTTSWRDGLAFNAIIHKHRPDLVQFEKLSKTNAMYNLNNAFNTAEDKLGIVKLLDAEDVFVEQPDEKSIITYVVTYYHYFSKMKQETVQGKRIGRVVGIAMENERTAQEYERLTSDLLQWIKQTKESLAERKFLNSLNGVQQQLQQFNNYRTVEKPPKFVEKGNLEVLLFTLQSKMRANNQKPYTPKEGKMISDINKAWEQLEKAEHERELALREEIIRQEKLEQLAQRFNRKASMRETWLSENQRLVSQDNFGLDLAAVEAAAKKHEAIETDIFAYEERVEAVVTVAQELETEDYHDIVRINARKDNVLRLWNYLLELLKARRHRLELSLQLQQNFQEMLYILDSMEELKMRLLSDDYGKHLMGVEDLLQKHSLVEADINVLGERVKSVVQHSQRFLDEENTEGYRPCDPAVIIERVQELEDAYSELVKLAVERRARLEESRKLWQFYWDMADEENWIKEKEQIVSAGDIGHDLTTINLLLSKHKALENEIQSHESQLLEVVKVGEDLINSNHFGADRIQERVSSTHSMWEHLIGLAKQRRKRLEDAVDYHQWFADADDVDIWMLDTLRLVSSEDVGRDEANVQSLLKKHKEVSEELKSYSQTVEALRSQANQLSAEPGAPTSGPEVNERMSSIDKRYKELVELAKLRHQRLLDALSLYKLFSEADAVQQWIGEKNRMLETMSPGKDIEDVEIMKHRYDGFDKEMNSNASRVAVVNQLARQLLHVEHPNSDEIVNRQNNLNHEWADLRDKAEAKRDQLNSAHGVQTFHIECRETISWIEDKKRILQSTDSLEMDLTGIMTLQRRLSGMERDLAAIQAKLDSLESEAQMNEKDHPEEAAVIRERIETIQKDWEELTQMLKERDSKLEEAGDLHRFLRDLDHFQVWLTKTQTDVASEDIPSSLSDAEKLLSQHQAIREEIDNYTADYTQMMEYGEKVTAEPGTQDDPQYMFLRERLKALRDGWQELHKMWENRQQLLSKSLNLQMFNRDARQAEVLLSQQEHALSKDEVPSNLEHAENLIKRNEAFMTTMEANEDKINAVTQFANKLVDEDHFEADKIKKKAASIHERRDANREKAQELMDQLKDQLQLHQFLQDSDELQQWIQEKKFTAQDETYRSAKTVHSKWTRHQAFEAEIASNKDRLDRVQQSGEELMKEKPELAQIIQPKISEMLGQFDDLEKTTKEKGERLFDTNREVLIHQTCEDIDSWMDDLEKQIEAADTGTDLASVNILMQKQQMIETQMAVKAKQVVELETQAEYLKKTVPEKVETIIPKKTKVEERFEQLKEPLKVRQRQLEKKKEAFQFRRDVEDEKLWIAEKTPMATSTEYGNSLFNVNMLQKKNQSLGNEIDNHEHRINLVCGNGQKLIDEGHEDASQFTDLIHDLTQRWQQLQQAVEHRRKMLLQSEKAQQYFFDASEAESWMGEQELYMMVEDRGKDQISAQNLKKKHESLELAVDNYADTIRQLGETARQLTSEMHPESDQIAVKQSQVDKLYAGLKDLAGERRAKLDEALKLFMLHREVDDLEQWIAEREIVAGSHELGQDYDHVTLLWERFKEFAHDTEATGSERVATVNGIADQLINIGHSDSATIAEWKDSLNEQWQDLLELIETRTQMLVASRELHKFFHDCKDMVSRIAEKSHEMSEDLGRDAGSVHTLQRKHQSFLQDLHTLSTQVQTISEDSARLQTSYAGDKAKEITGREAEVVNAWAALQSECELRKQKLADTGDLHKFFNMVRTLTLWMDDVVRQMNTSEKPRDVSGVELLMNNHQSLKAEIDTREDNFTACISLGKELLSRNHYASNEIKDKLMLLNTQRNSLLNRWEERWENLQLILEVYQFARDAAVAEAWLLAQEPYIMSLELGMTIDQVENLIKKHEAFEKSAIAQEERFCALERLTTFELKEIQRRKEEEERKRQEELAKQAAQAEAEAAEKAAAEEASEADGKLAKDGEGRPASIRKPPPTNLALTSPIEKPTADQSATEADGEILEGILNRKHEWESTTKKASNRSWDKVFVCVQGTNLAFYKDAKTAKTSPETYFKGEAPIDLHGGTADVATDYTKKKFVLRAKLASGAEFLFQARNEAEMRQWVSTLKNVCEQDAAGTQSRSQTLPAVGDKRDEPKRRSFFTLKKV, via the exons ATGACGACAGATATCTCGGTGGTCCGGTGGGACCCGGCCATACAACAAGACGGAACCGGTATTGTTGAAGATTATGAATATGACGGTGGAAACTCTTCTTCCAGATTATTTGAAAGATCCAGAATTAAAGCTTTGGCTG ACGAAAGAGAAAGTGTACAGAAAAAGACGTTTCAAAAATGGGTAAATTCGCACTTGGTTCGAGTACACTCTCGAATTGGAGATTTATACATAGACCTCAGAGACggaaaaatgcttataaaactattagaagTTCTTTCTGGAGAAAGATTG ccAAAACCTACCAAGGGAAAAATGAGAATACATTGTTTAGAAAATGTAGATAAAGCtttgcaatttttaaaagacCAAAGAGTACATTTGGAAAACATGGGTTCTCATGATATTGTTGATGGAAATCCAAGGCTTTCGTTGGGTCTTATATGGACAATTATTCTTAGATTCCAA attcaAGACATTACCATTGAAGAAACTGACAATAAAGAAACAAAATCTGCAAAGGATGCTCTACTTTTGTGGTGCCAAATGAAAACAGCTGGCTACCACAATGTCAATGTTCGCAATTTCACAACTTCCTGGCGAGATGGTCTTGCATTTAATGCAATCATTCACAAACACCGCCCTGATCTTGtacaatttgaaaaactaaGCAAAACTAATGCCATGTACAATTTGAATAACGCGTTCAATACGGCTGAAGACAAATTaggaattgtaaaattattggaTGCTGAAGATGTATTTGTTGAACAACCGgatgaaaaatcaattatcaCATATGTGGTTACATACTATCATTACTTCAGTAAAATGAAACAAGAAACAGTTCAAGGAAAGAGAATTGGTCGTGTCGTTGGTATAGCTATGGAAAATGAACGTACAGCCCAAGAATATGAACGTTTAACTAGTGACTTATTACAATGGATCAAGCAAACAAAAGAGTCATTAGCTGAGAGAAAATTCTTGAATTCTTTGAATGGTGTTCAACAGCAATTACAACAATTTAACAACTATAGAACTGTTGAAAAACCCCCAAAATTTGTCGAAAAAGGAAATTTGGAAGTGTTGCTTTTCACGTTGCAATCTAAAATGAGAGCTAATAATCAAAAACCATACACTCCCAAAGAAGGAAAAATGATTTCAGATATTAATAAGGCTTGGGAACAATTAGAAAAAGCAGAACATGAAAGAGAGTTGGCTTTAAGAGAAGAAATTATAAGACAAGAAAAACTTGAACAGCTAGCTCAAAGATTTAATAGAAAAGCAAGCATGCGAGAGACATGGTTAAGTGAAAATCAACGGCTAGTTTCTCAG GATAATTTTGGTTTGGATTTGGCGGCTGTAGAAGCAGCTGCAAAAAAGCACGAAGCTATCGAAACAGATATATTTGCATATGAAGAACGAGTAGAAGCAGTTGTAACAGTGGCACAAGAATTAGAAACAGAGGACTATCATGATATTGTCCGTATAAATGCaag aaaagACAATGTTCTTCGTCTATGGAACTATCTTCTTGAACTCTTAAAAGCTCGTCGTCATCGTCTAGAGTTGTCATTACAATTACAACAAAACTTCCAAGAAATGCTATATATATTGGATTCTATGGAAGAATTGAAAATGAGACTTTTGTCTGATGATTATGGCAAACACTTGATGGGAGTTGAAGATCTTCTTCAAAAGCACAGTCTCGTAGAAGCTGACATTAATGTTTTAGGAGAAAGAGTGAAAAGCGTTGTGCAACACTCACAACGTTTCTTGGATGAAGAAAATACAGAAGGTTATAGACCCTGTGATCCAGCTGTTATTATTGAAAGAGTTCAGGAACTTGAGGACGCTTATAGTGAATTGGTCAAATTGGCTGTTGAAAGACGTGCTCGTCTTGAAGAAAGCAGGAAATTATGGCAATTTTATTGGGATATGGCTGATGAAGAAAATTGGATTAAGGAAAAAGAACAAATTGTTTCTGCTGGAGATATTGGTCATGACTTGACCACTATTAATTTGTTGCTTTCAAaacataaa gcaCTAGAAAATGAAATACAGAGTCATGAAAGTCAATTGCTTGAAGTGGTAAAGGTTGGAGAAGATTTGATTAATAGCAACCATTTTGGTGCCGATCGTATACAGGAACGAGTATCCAGTACGCATTCCATGTGGGAACATTTAATCGGCTTAGCCAAACAAAGGCGCAAACGTTTGGAAGATGCAGTTGATTATCaccaa tggtTTGCTGATGCTGATGACGTTGACATTTGGATGTTAGATACTCTAAGATTAGTGTCTTCAGAAGATGTTGGCCGAGATGAAGCTAATGTCCAATCATTGTTAAAGAAACACAAAGag GTTAGTGAAGAACTAAAATCCTATTCACAAACTGTTGAAGCATTGCGATCTCAAGCCAATCAATTAAGTGCTGAACCAGGTGCACCAACAAGTGGACCTGAAGTAAATGAGCGTATGTCATCAATTGACAAGCGCTATAAAGAATTGGTCGAATTAGCCAAACTTCGACACCAGAGACTCTTGGATGCTCTTTCTTTGTACAAGCTTTTCAGTGAAGCTGATGCTGTACAACAATGGATTGGAGAAAAG AACCGCATGTTGGAAACCATGAGCCCTGGAAAGGACATAGAAGACGTCGAAATAATGAAACATCGTTATGATGGTTTTGATAAAGAAATGAATTCAAACGCATCACGAGTTGCAGTTGTGAATCAACTAGCACGGCAATTACTTCATGTTGAACATCCTAACTCAGATGAAATCGTAAACAGACAAAACAAT ttgAATCATGAATGGGCTGATTTACGAGATAAAGCTGAAGCCAAACGTGACCAACTTAATTCTGCTCATGGTGTACAAACTTTCCATATTGAATGTAGAGAAACTATTTCATGGATTGAAGATAAAAAGAGAATTTTACAATCTACAGACAGTCTAGAAATGGACCTTACTGGTATAATGACTTTACag CGTCGTTTATCTGGTATGGAAAGAGACTTGGCTGCCATTCAAGCCAAATTAGACTCATTAGAGTCTGAAGCACAAATGAATGAGAAAGATCATCCTGAAGAAGCTGCTGTAATCCGAGAAAGAATTGAAACAATCCAAAAAGATTGGGAAGAATTAACACAAATG TTGAAAGAACGAGATTCTAAACTAGAAGAAGCTGGTGACCTTCATCGTTTCCTACGTGATTTAGACCACTTCCAAGTTTGGTTGACCAAAACTCAAACTGATGTTGCTTCAGAAGATATTCCCTCTTCATTATCAGATGCTGAAAAGCTTCTTTCCCAACATCAAGCAATCCGTGaagaaattgataattatactgCTGATTATACTCAAATGATGGAGTATGGAGAAAAAGTTACAGCT gaACCGGGAACACAAGACGATCCTCAGTATATGTTCTTGCGAGAGAGGCTCAAGGCTTTGCGTGATGGATGGCAAGAATTGCACAAGATGTGGGAGAATAGACAACAACTTCTTTCCAAATCACTCAATCTGCAAATGTTTAACCGTGACGCTCGTCAAGCTGAAGTATTACTTTCTCAACAAGAACATGCTCTATCTAAAGATGAAGTACca tcAAATCTTGAACATGctgaaaacttaattaaacGTAATGAAGCATTCATGACCACAATGGAAGCTAATGAAGACAAAATTAATGCTGTCACTCAATTTGCTAATAAACTTGTTGATGAAGACCATTTCGAagctgataaaattaaaaagaaagcAGCTTCCATACATGAACGTCGTGATGCAAATCGTGAAAAAGCCCAAGAACTTATGGATCAACTTAAAGATCAATTACAACTTCACCAATTTCTCCAAGATTCTGATGAATTACAACAATGGATCCAAGAAAAGAAATTTACAGCTCAAGATGAAACGTATCGAAGTGCTAAGACAGTACATAGTAAATGGACTCGTCATCAAGCATTTGAAGCAGAAATTGCATCCAATAAAGATAGATTAGATAGAGTACAGCAATCAGGAGAGGAATTAATGAAAGAGAAACCTGAATTGGCTCAAATAATTCAACCAAAGATATCTGAAATGTTAGGTCAATTTGATGATCTTGAAAAAACTACAAAAGAAAAGGGTGAACGTTTGTTTGATACTAATAGAGAAGTTCTTATACACCAAACTTGTGAAGATATTGATTCATGGATGGATGACTTAGAAAAACAGATTGAAGCTGCTGATACTGGAACTGATTTGGCTTCTGTCAATATACTTATGCAGAAACAACAGATGATAGAAACTCAAATGGCTGTAAAAGCTAAACAAGTTGTTGAATTAGAAACACAagctgaatatttaaaaaaaaccgttcCTGAGAAAGTTGAAACAATTATTCCAAAGAAGACTAAAGTAGAAGAAAGATTTGAACAACTTAAGGAGCCATTGAAAGTAAGGCAAAGACAGCTGGAGAAAAAGAAAGAAGCATTCCAATTTAGACGAGATGTTGAAGATGAAAAATTGTGGATTGCTGAAAAGACACCAATGGCTACATCTACTGAGTATGGAAATAGTTTGTTCAATGTCAACATGttacaaaagaaaaatcaa tctttGGGTAATGAAATTGATAACCATGAACACCGCATTAATCTTGTCTGTGGCAATGGCCAAAAGTTAATTGACGAAGGACATGAAGATGCTTCACAATTCACAGACCTCATACATGACTTAACTCAACGCTGGCAACAACTTCAACAAGCTGTTGAACATCGTAGAAAAATGTTACTTCAATCTGAAAAGGCCCAACAA tacttCTTCGATGCCAGCGAAGCAGAAAGTTGGATGGGTGAACAAGAATTATATATGATGGTGGAAGACCGTGGAAAAGATCAGATTTCAgcacaaaacttaaaaaagaaACATGAGTCCTTAGAATTAGCTGTTGATAATTATGCTGATACAATCAGACAATTAGGTGAAACTGCTCGTCAACTTACAAGCGAAATGCATCCTGAAAGTGACCAAATAGCTGTAAAACAATCTCAAGTAGATAAATTGTATGCTGGGCTAAAGGATTTGGCTGGAGAACGTAGAGCTAAATTAGATGAagctttgaaattatttatgttgcaTCGTGAAGTTGATGATTTAGAACAATGGATTGCTGAACGTGAAATTGTTGCTGGTTCACATGAACTTGGCCAAGATTATGACCATGTCAct TTGTTATGGGAAAGATTTAAGGAATTCGCTCATGATACTGAAGCAACAGGTAGTGAACGTGTAGCAACAGTTAATGGTATTGCTGATCAACTTATTAACATTGGTCACAGTGACTCGGCCACCATTGCTGAATGGAAGGACAGTTTAAATGAACAATGGCAAGATTTACTAGAACTAATCGAAACTAGAACACAA atgttaGTTGCTTCACGAGAATTACATAAATTCTTCCACGATTGCAAGGATATGGTTAGTCGTATTGCAGAGAAAAGTCATGAAATGTCTGAAGATCTTGGTCGTGATGCTGGTTCTGTCCACACATTACAACGTAAACATCAAAGTTTCTTACAAGATTTACATACACTCAGCACTCAGGTTCAAACTATTAGCGAGGATTCTGCTCGATTACAAACATCATATGCTGGTGATAAAGCTAAGGAAATTACTGGACGAGAAGCAGAAGTTGTAAATGCTTGGGCTGCTTTACAATCGGAATGTGAATTGCGCAAACAAAAATTAGCCGATACTGGTGATTTACACAAATTCTTCAATATGGTCAGAACATTAACCTTATGGATGGACGACGTTGTAAGACAAATGAACACATCAGAAAAACCaag ggATGTTAGTGGAGTAGAATTGTTAATGAATAATCACCAGAGTTTAAAAGCAGAAATTGACACCAGAGAAGATAATTTCACAGCATGCATTTCCTTAGGAAAAGAATTACTTTCAAGAAACCATTATGCTTCTAatgaa ataaaagataaattgatgttattaaatacCCAGAGAAATTCATTATTGAATAGGTGGGAAGAACGATGGGAAAATCTTCAATTAA ttttggaAGTATATCAATTTGCCAGAGATGCTGCAGTTGCCGAAGCATGGTTATTAGCCCAAGAACCATACATTATGAGTCTGGAATTAGGT ATGACTATTGATCAAgtggaaaatttaataaaaaaacatgaagCATTTGAAAAGTCAGCCATAGCACAAGAAGAGAGGTTCTGTGCTTTAGAACGATTGACGAct TTTGAATTGAAAGAAATCCAACGTAGAAAAGAAGAGGAAGAACGAAAACGTCAAGAAGAGTTAGCTAAACAAGCAGCTCAAGCAGAAGCTGAAGCAGCTGAAAAAGCTgc TGCGGAAGAAGCATCAGAAGCTGATGGAAAATTAGCTAAAGATGGAGAAGGTCGTCCTG CGTCAATACGTAAACCTCCACCCACTAACCTCGCACTGACATCGCCCATCGAAAAACCGACCGCAG ATCAATCAGCCACCGAAGCTGATGGTGAAATTCTTGAAGGAATACTCAACAGGAAACACGAATGGGAATCTACCACGAAAAAAGCGTCCAATAG ATCTTGGGACAAGGTGTTTGTGTGCGTGCAGGGCACTAACTTGGCGTTCTACAAGGACGCCAAGACAGCCAAAACGTCGCCTGAGACGTACTTCAAGGGCGAGGCGCCCATCGACCTACATGGCGGCACAGCCGACGTGGCTACCGACTACACTAAAAAGAAATTCGTGTTGCGCGCCAAATTGGCCAGTGGGGCCGAGTTCCTGTTCCAGGCCCGCAACGAGGCCGAGATGCGCCAATGGGTGAGCACGCTGAAGAACGTGTGCGAACAGGACGCGGCCGGCACGCAGTCCCGATCGCAAACACTGCCCGCGGTAGGCGACAAGCGCGACGAGCCCAAGCGCCGCAGTTTCTTCACGCTGAAGAAGGTGTGA